AAATCACTGAAAGAAGAGCTTTTCAACCTTCGCTTCCAATTGGCGACTGGTCAATTAGAAAACACAGCTCGTATTCGTGAAGTGCGTAAAGCAATCGCGCGTATGAAAACTGTTATTCGTGAAAGAGAAATCAGTGCAAATAACTGATAAAGGAGGTTTTCAAGTATGACTGAGCGTAATCAACGCAAAGTTTACACGGGCCGCGTTGTTTCAGATAAAATGGACAAAACAATTTCTGTTTTAGTTGAAACTCACAAAAAGCACAAGCTTTATGGTAAACGTGTAAAGTACTCTAAAAAGTTTAAAGCTCATGATGAGCAAAACCAAGCGAAAATCGGTGATATCGTACGTATCATGGAGACTCGCCCGCTATCAGCTACTAAACGTTTCCGTCTAGTTGAAGTTGTAGAAAAAGCGGTTATTATTTAATAACTATTTCGGAACAACCAATTTCCGAAGGGAGGTAACCTAAGTGATCCAACAAGAAAGTCGTATGAAAGTTGCTGACAACTCAGGTGCACGTGAAGTTCTTACAATTAAAGTGCTTGGTGGCTCTGGCCGTAAAACTGCTAACATCGGTGATATCGTTGTTTGTACAGTTAAGAAAGCAACACCAGGTGGCGTTGTCAAGAAGGGTGACGTTGTTAAAGCTGTTATCGTTCGTACTAAATCAGGCGTACGTCGTAAAGACGGTACTTACATCAAATTTGATGAAAATGCTTGTGTAATTATTCGTGATGATAAATCACCACGCGGAACTCGTATTTTCGGACCTGTTGCACGTGAATTACGTGACAGCAACTTCATGAAAATCGTTTCTCTAGCTCCAGAAGTTCTTTAATTTCATGACAGTGCCAATCAAGGAGGTGCGACAGCATGCATGTAAAAAAAGGTGACAAGGTTAAGGTTATCACTGGTAAGGACAAAGGCAAAGAAGGAGTAATCCTAGCTGCTTTCCCTAAACAAGACCGCGTTCTTGTTGAAGGTGTAAACATCGTGAAAAAACACGTTAAACCTAACCAATTGAATCCACAAGGTGGGATTGTAAGCCAAGAGGCTGCAATTCACGTTTCGAACGTAATGCTAATCGATCCTAAATCTGGCGAGCCGACTCGTGTAGGTTATAAAATCGAAAACGGTAAAAAAGTTCGTGTTGCAAAAAAATCAGGTGCAGTAATCGACTAATTAGTAAATAAAAGAAGGGAGGTACACACATGAGCCGCCTAAAAGAAAAATATTTAAATGAAGTTTCTCCTGCTCTAATGAGCAAATTTGGATATAAATCAGTTATGCAACTTCCAAAAGTTGATAAAATCGTTATCAACATGGGTGTTGGCGATGCAGTTCAAAACTCTAAAGCGCTTGATGCAGCTGTAGAAGAATTGACAATTATCACTGGTCAAAAACCAGTAGTAACTAAAGCGAAAAAATCGATCGCAGGTTTCCGTCTACGTGAAGGTATGCCTATCGGTGCTAAAGTTACATTACGCGGTGAGCGTATGTATGAATTCTTGGATAAATTAATCGCAATCGCATTACCTCGTGTACGTGACTTCCGTGGTGTTTCTAAAAAAGCATTCGATGGTCGCGGTAACTACACTCTTGGTGTTAAAGAGCAATTAATTTTCCCAGAAATCGATTACGATAAAGTTTCAAAAGTACGCGGTATGGACATCGTGATCGTAACGACAGCGAACTCTGACGAAGAAGCTCGCGAGTTATTGACACAATTCGGTATGCCGTTCCAAAAGTAATTAAACAAGGAGGGCGAAAACGTGGCTAAAAAATCTATGATCGTTAAACAACAACGTAAGCAAAAGTTTAAAGTGCAAGAGTATACACGTTGTGAACGCTGTGGTCGTCCACACTCAGTATATCGCAAATTCAAACTTTGCCGTATTTGTTTCCGAGAACTTGCATATAAGGGA
This genomic interval from Lysinibacillus sphaericus contains the following:
- the rpmC gene encoding 50S ribosomal protein L29, which encodes MKANEIRDLATSEIELKVKSLKEELFNLRFQLATGQLENTARIREVRKAIARMKTVIREREISANN
- the rplX gene encoding 50S ribosomal protein L24, with amino-acid sequence MHVKKGDKVKVITGKDKGKEGVILAAFPKQDRVLVEGVNIVKKHVKPNQLNPQGGIVSQEAAIHVSNVMLIDPKSGEPTRVGYKIENGKKVRVAKKSGAVID
- a CDS encoding type Z 30S ribosomal protein S14: MAKKSMIVKQQRKQKFKVQEYTRCERCGRPHSVYRKFKLCRICFRELAYKGQIPGVKKASW
- the rpsQ gene encoding 30S ribosomal protein S17, whose product is MTERNQRKVYTGRVVSDKMDKTISVLVETHKKHKLYGKRVKYSKKFKAHDEQNQAKIGDIVRIMETRPLSATKRFRLVEVVEKAVII
- the rplE gene encoding 50S ribosomal protein L5; translated protein: MSRLKEKYLNEVSPALMSKFGYKSVMQLPKVDKIVINMGVGDAVQNSKALDAAVEELTIITGQKPVVTKAKKSIAGFRLREGMPIGAKVTLRGERMYEFLDKLIAIALPRVRDFRGVSKKAFDGRGNYTLGVKEQLIFPEIDYDKVSKVRGMDIVIVTTANSDEEARELLTQFGMPFQK
- the rplN gene encoding 50S ribosomal protein L14 — encoded protein: MIQQESRMKVADNSGAREVLTIKVLGGSGRKTANIGDIVVCTVKKATPGGVVKKGDVVKAVIVRTKSGVRRKDGTYIKFDENACVIIRDDKSPRGTRIFGPVARELRDSNFMKIVSLAPEVL